The genomic interval TAAAAGAGAACTAATAGAAAAAACAAATCTTGATTGGCATCATGCTGCTCCCGGTGGAGATGTAATGATGACAGGCACTGTTGGTTTAATAAAAACAATATTAGGATGATTATATGTTTAAAATGGATTCGCATATTCATAGTGAATACTCCTCCGATTCAAATTCAAAAATTGATGATATTTTAAAAAAAGCAAACAAAGAAAATATTAATATAATATCCATAAGTGACCATGATACTGTAGATGGAACTAGTGAAGTTATGAGAAAAACAAGAAATACAGATATACTTGCCATCCCCTCTATAGAAATCTCTTCATCAAAAGGCCATATTCTTGGTTTTGGGTGTGAGGAAAAGATACCTAAAGACTTACCACCTCAAGAAACAATAGACAGAATTCATGATTTAGGAGGTCTTGCAATTATCCCTCATCCATACTGTTTTTACAGACATGGATTATTGTGTAAAAGTGACAATGAAAAATTAAAAATAGATGCTATTGAAACAAAAAATGCTAGATTCATTGTTGGATATTGTAATAGAAAAGCTAGGAAATTATCTATAAAAAAAAATCTACCAGCATTGGGTGCAAGTGATTCACATTATTGGAAATTTGTAGGGGATTGTTATAGTTTAATTGATTGTGAAAAAGATATCGATAGCGTTTTAAAAGCAATCCTAAAAGGAAAGGTTAAAGCATGCGGAAAAGGCACTTCAAATATTTTACTTTCCAAATACCTACTTGAAAAAAATCTTTTAAAGAAATTTAAATAAAAAAGAGCAATTATTCACCCTTTTCAATTAAAATTTCAATAATAGATACATTTGTTTTTTCTTTATTATAATTTTCAACTTCTTCTGTGGAAATTTTAATATCTGTAACATCGGAAGCAGGAACAAACCTATTTCTGACTATTTCAGCAGCATCAACAGCACGACTAATAGCTTTACCCCTGGCTCTGAGAACAACACTATCAGATCCTTCATTAAATTGTGTGACCACAGCTAAAACATAATTCATAACGGGTTTGCTTCCAACAAAAATTGTATTATTCTCCATTTAATGTCACCATATATTATATTAGTTATTAGATGTATATAAAATTTTACATATATTTGCATATTATTTAAACAAAATATTAAAAATAATAAAAATCCAAAAAATAATTAATAATTAAATAAATAAAAATAAAACATAAGTAAGAAAATTAATAAAAAAATTAAAAAAAATATAAAAAATTGAAAAAAATTGAAATTTATAAAATTGACCTATTAATTAACAATAATTTATTAATTGAATCTAAAACAGCCAATATACTTGCCATTACAATATCTTGATTAGTTGAACGGCCAGTTGATTTGTTACCATCAGAATCAGAACTGATAACAAACACTTCAGCTAATGCATCAGTACCACCAGTAATAGCTTCTAAGTTATATTCTTCCAATTCAATATCCATTGTATCCTGAATCAATTCACGAATAGCATTTAAAGCTGCATCAACAGGCCCAACTCCAGTACTTGCAGTTTCTTTTTCAACACCATCAATTTCTAGTTTAACAGTAGCCGTAGGAGAAACATTAGCTCCCATTGAAATACTCAAACCTTTAATAACAATTGGAGTTTCACGTGCAGAAGCAAGTTCTGTAATAGCAATAGCTATTAAATCATCATCCGTAACACATTTACCATTATCCCCTAATGATTTAATATTTTTAAATACCTTGTCAAACTGTTTTTCATTCAAATCTATGTGATGTTCTTTTAATTTAGCCTTAACAGCATTAGCTCCAGTGTGTTTACCTAAAACGATTTTTCTTGAGTGACCAACCATTTCAGGGGACATTGGTTCATAAGTAGAAGCATTATTTAAAATTCCATGAACATGAATTCCGGATTCATGAGCAAATGCATTGTCCCCTACAATTGGTTTATTAACCGGCATTTTAACTCCTGTTAAACGACCAACCAAATTAGATAAGCTGTATAATCTAGTAGTATCTAATCCTAAATCAATATTATAAGCAGATTTAAGAGCCATTACCAATTCTTCTAAAGAACAGTTACCAGTCCTTTCACCTAATCCATTAATTGTTACATGGGCCTGATTGGCACCACATTCAATAGCGGTTAAAGTATTAGCTGTAGCAAGTCCAAAATCATTATGAAAATGAACACTAATCGGAGTTTTAAAATTATTTTTAATATCTGTGATTAACTCACGAGTAACAATGGGAGTTAAAACACCGACAGTGTCGGGAATATCTAAAAAATCAGCACCAGCATCAACAACTTCATTGAATATTTCAAATAGAAAATCTCGTTCAGTTCTTGTTGCATCTTCAGCTGAAAATTCAACAGTAAGGCCATGATCCTTTGCATAGTCAATAGCCACAACTGAAGAGTGAATAATGTCTTCCTTAGATTTTTTAAGTTTATAATCACGATGCAATGGGGAAGTACCAATGAATGTATGAATATAATCCAAATCAGCATCAATGACTGCATCAATGTCTCCTGTTAATGAACGGGCCAAACCGACAAGTCTAGAATCCAGTTCTCTATTTTTAATTCTTTTTGCAGATTCCATTTCTCCAGGAGATGATGCCGGGAACCCAACTTCAATCTTATCTACACCCAAATTATTAAGTTTCTGTGCGATTTGAATTTTTTCATCAACAGTTAAGGCAACACCAGGAGTTTGTTCACCATCTCTCAAAGTAGTATCGAAAATATAAATTTTTTCAGCAAGATTCATATTTTCCTTTTTTAAAGTTTCAATATTTTTTGCATTCATAGTAATTACTTCCCTATACTAATAAATTGATTAATAAATTATTAAATTTTTCATTTTTAAAATATATAGAAAAATTATTTTCTACCTTTTACTTTATGAACAATAACAAGAGCTACAATAACAATAATTATTAAAACAGAAATGGAAAAATACATTTGAGTTGATCCCGGTACCTCATGTTTATCAATATTTAAAGAATATACATTGCCAGAATCATCTCCAAATATCAAACTGTTACCATTAATTACAGGTGATGAATTAATAGCTGAATTAAATAATATTGTTCCTGGATTATATGTAAATTCTTCACTACCAGTATATTTATTCAAAACATACAGATTACCATTATCCGAACCAAAAACAACTAAATTATCCTTAATGGCAGGAGTTGATTGTATTTTACCACCAACTGAATGACTCCATTTTATAGTCCCATCCCTATTATCAATACAAGTTAAATTACCTTCATCAGAACCTATAAAAATATTATTGTCATGATTATCAACAGTAGGTGAAGATAGAACTTTATTATTTAAATCAACTTTCCAATTTAAGGCACCATCCGATTCATTTAAACAATAAATATTGCCGTCATTTGATCCGAAAACAATAGTGTCATTGATAAAACTAGGAGAAGATAAAATTTCATCACCAGTAGTGAATTCCCAATTTTTATCTTTGTCAGTTCCGATACTATACAACTTACAGTTTGTAGATCCAATATAAATTGTATCATCAACTACAATTGGGGAGGATTTAAGTTCTCCATCTAATTTTTTATTAAATACAACTTTTCCATTATCCTTATCAAGTCCGTATAAATGACCATCATCACTTCCAAAGTAAATTGTATCTTTATATAAAAAGGGAGTAGATTCAACATCATCACAATCATAATCCCATATTTCATTATGATTATTTATATTAATAGCTTTAATACCATCTTCAGTTCCAATGAATAATTTATTTGAGTTAATTATTGGTGAAGAATTAGTATTTGATTCTAAATCAAAATCCCAATCTTTTTCTCCTGTTTCCATATTAATAACTTTCAAAATACCCTGGGTAGAAACCACATAAATAAAATCTTTATAAACTGCAGGAGATGAATGAATAGGTGATTCCATATTAAAAGTCCAAAGATTAGTTACAAAATCCGAACTTTCTTCTCTAAATGCATTGTGATCAACTCCACCAGCAAATGAATTCCAATTTGCAGCAGCAATTGGAGAGATTACTAAAAGACAAATCAATATTCCAATAAATAATTTTTTATACATGTTGAAACCTCCTATACGTCCCTATTAAATCTTTTAACACCAATTATAAAGAATAACAATGTAAATCCTAAAAGAACAGCTAAATCTAACCATACATCCCCTAATGTTTGACCTTTAAGCATAATTCCCCTCATTGCATCATTTAAATAAGTAAGAGGGAATATATATGCTAATTTCTGTAGAATCCATGGCATTGTTTCAATAGGATAAAATACACCAGAAATAAACATCATAGGCATTGAAAATGGCATGACCATTTGAACATAATCTTCTTGAGTAGATGTTCTTGCAGACAACATCATTCCAAATCCAACAAAACATAAAGCTCCAACTACAAGGACTATAAAAGTTTGAAGTATACCTCCTTTTATACTAACATTGAAAAGTAATACAGCCATGAAAATTAATATTAAAGCTCTTAATAACTCAATTAGAAGCTTAGCAGCAATTTTACCTCCAATTACAGTTGAAACAGATGTTGGTGTCATGAATAATCTTGCAAGTTCGCCAGTTTCACGTTCACCAGCAATTGTTGCACCCATTCCCATCATACAACTCATCATTACAGTCATACCTAAAATTGCAGGAACTAAAAAGTCAATATACTTAATATTACCATAAATTCTATTAATATGTAAGCTAATATCATCTTTAAAGTTATTAAATGAATTTGATATTGATGGATTAATATTAGCATCTTTATTTTCAACATTAGTTTGGGAAGCAACCATATTTGAGAGTCTAGAGAATATAGCTTGTGTTGATGAATCTAAAATCTGAGAAGCCATTTGATCTGATGAATCCAAATACAAAGTAACCGATTTTTGTTGTGTTGAATTATCGTCATAATCAGATGGCAGTATTATAGCTGCTTTAACTTCACCCGAATCAACACGTTTTTTACCCTCATCCAAATCATCAATAACCTCAATAACCTTATAAGTTTCAGTTGTTTTAATAGTATCTAATGTTAAATCTGTTAAATTACCATGACTTTGTGAAACAACAAGAATTGGTAAATCTGTCATTTCGCCACCCATTCCGTAACCAAAAAGTAAAATCATAATTATAGGAAATGCAATAATAGAAACTAACCTAGCAGGATGTCTTTTAAGACTAAGTACCTCTTTTTTAATCATCCACCAAAATTTTTTAAACTCTAGCATTTTCATCCACCTCGGCAGTTGCTTTAATAAATACATCTTCAAGTGAAGGTTCTTCAGTATAAATAGATTTAATTACACCACCAAAAGAATTAATATCCTTTAAAACATTTTGAACAGCCATGTCATCATAACTATCAATTCTTAAATTAATACGACCATTGTGAGCAATCTCAACAGTTTTCACAAAATCAGATGTTTTAATAGCTTCAATAATTTCTTCATTTTGATTTTTTAAAAGAATAGACATTTTTCTTAAACCAAGATTTCCAATATCTTCTTTAGTAGAAGTTGATATTTTAGTTTCATCAGAAATCTTTCCTAAAGCTTCTGTCATTTTTTTCTTATTAGCTTCTAAAAGAGAATCTTTAAGACCTTGCGGTGTATCATAAGCCACAAGATTACCTGTATTAATGATTCCAACATTATCACAAAGCATATCTACTTCATGCATATCATGTGAACATAAAATTATTGTATGGCCTTCATCATTCAAATCGCGAATTAAATCCCATAAAGTACGTTTAGTAGTAGGGTCTAGGCCAATAGTAGGTTCATCCAAAAATAAAATATCTGGTCTGTGGACTAAACTAGCAACAAGAGATGCTTTTTGCTTTTGACCACCTGAAAGTTGACCAACTCGTTTATTCTTAGCATATTTAATATCAACCAATTCCATTAAATCTTCAATACGAGCATCTCTCTCATCTGATGGAATCCCATAATAGTCAGCGCACATCTGTGAATTTTCCATAACTGTTAAATCCTTGTACAAACTAACTTGTTGAGGAACCATGCCTAAGAGATTTCTAACTTCATCAGGATTTTTTTCTACATCATATCCCCCAACAACAGCTTTGCCAGAAGTCGGTTGGATTAAACAAGTAAGCATTTTAATTGTTGTTGTTTTTCCAGCACCATTTGGACCTAACATTCCGAAAATACTATTATTTGGAATTTTTAAATTAAGAGAATTAACCGCAGTGAAGTTACCGTAAACCTTAGTAAGATTATTAGTTTCAATTGCGTTTTTCATTAATTTCAACCCCCATATCCCCATAAAAATTTAACCATGCGGGATTATTTGAAATAAAATTAATAATAGAACGAATTTTATCTAAGATTATTAATCCTTCATCAGTAATAGAGTAATATTTTACTCTTTTATTATTTTCATTAATATCCCATTCTCCAATGATAAGTCCATTTTTCTCCATTTTTCTCAAAATTGGATAGACTTTACTTGAAGTATTTTTAATTTCATAATTAACATCTTCAAAGTTAAAAAATTCATCTAATTTTTTCATTATCCCATAACCATGAATTTTTTCTTTTGAAATAATCCAAAGAATTAAATTACGGGTTAAACCATTGGAATAATGTTTAATTAACATTGTTTGAGTATCATAAATTTCTTTATCTGTCATATTTCACCATATGTAAAAATTTGATATATGTTAATATTTATTATATAAATCATACTTATATATAAACATGAAGTTAGGTTTTACAACTCTTGCATTATTCATGGAAGATAACAATAAAATAATAGAACTAGCAAAACAGCACGGATTTGAAATAATTGAAATTCTCGGAGAAGATCCATTTTATGAAAAAGATAAAGGAGAATTTAAAAATTGTGGAATAGACATGCGAATTCATGCAGCAACAGTAGACATTAATATTGCAAGCCTAAATAAAGGAATAAGAACTGAAAGTATAAAACAAATGATTCAATGTGGCCATTATGCAGAAAGTATAAATGCAAATACAATAACGCTACATCCCGGAATAATTGGACGTAACGAACCCCGCCTTAGAAAATGGGCACTTGAAATTGCAGTTGAAAGTATTGGAAAAATAATTGATAACACAAATATTGAAATATCAATTGAAAATATGCCAGTTAGAGGTAAATTTTTAGGAAATAAAGTTGAAGAAATTGAAATGATTCAAGAAGAAACAGGTTGCAGCTTAACAATAGATACTGGGCATGGAAACACTTGTGGAAACTTAGAAGAAATGTTAAATTTAAAAAATATAAGTTATTGTCATTTAAATGATAATAATGGTGTTAAAGACCAACACATTACATTAGGTGAGGGTACACTTGATTTAAATTTACTTAAAAAAATAGATACAGCAATTATTGAGCTAAATAATTTTAATAATATTTTAAAGAGTAAAAAAGTTATTGAAAACTTATAAAATTATTTTTTTAAAGGTTATTAGTTATAAATTATAACTTATAAGTTAAATTATTATAAAAAATAATCATTAAAAATCAATCATAGTAACTTCAAAAATATCCTCAATGATATGGTCAGTTTTATCCATTACTTTAGGAGATATCTCTTCCTGTTGTTCTATTGTTAATACGCTAACATCAGCATTTTTAAAAGCTAATAAATCATTAATACCATCCCCAACCATCATGACTTTATATCCACTATCTTTTAGGATAGAAACAACTTCACATTTACCCCTTGTTGAAACAGTTCCAAAAGCATTATCTTCTGGAATATCAAGCAGGTTAGCCAGTCTATTAATAGCTCCTTTTCGATCACCTGAAGCAATAAATATTTCAATTCCACGTGATTTTAAAGTTTCAATTGTTTCAAAAACCTTAGGAAAAAATTTACCAGCAGACGTTATAGTATATGCAATAACCCCTAAATCCATATCAACGATTAATGCAGATCCATTGCATAGTTCCATATTAGGAACTTTATCTCTTAAAATATCAAAACCATCAGTAATATCTGCTATGGTAGCAGATTTTTCATTATCAATAATCTCTTTAACTTCAGCTTTAGAAATAGGATTTGTTGAAAAGCTGACATCAAAATCAATGTTATATTCTCTAATAACACCAGAAATTAAGGTATTCTGATCTAAATCTAATAATTTATTTGTATTAAACTGAAGTACAACTAAAGCTAAAGCATCAGCAGCATCAATTAAATCTAATGAATTAATATCTGTGAATAAATTACCATTTAAAACATCTTTAATAACTCTATACCTTTCAATTAATGTTCCAGAATTATCAAATACAACAGCTTTCTTCATGATTAATTATAGTTAGAAAATAATATTTAAAATTATTTAAAAAAAGCAAGTTTATTAACCTTAAAAAATAAATTATTAATATTACAAATTACGATTATTAGGTGTTTTAATGAATGTTATTGAAAAGTTAAACTCCATTAAAAATGGAGAAATAACAGCTAAAGAAAATGTTGAAAACTTCATTAAAGTTATTGACGAAAATAACGAAAGTATTAATGCATTTATTGAATTAAACTATGAAAATGCGTTAAAACAAGCAGATGTTATTGACGCAAAAATAGCTAACGGAGAAGATGTTGGTGCTTTAGCTGGAATAGTATTTGGTATTAAAGCAAACATTAATGTTGAAGATTTAATCATTTCAGCAGCTTCAAAAACTTTGGAAAATTACATTGGAAGTTACAATGCAACTGTTGTTAAAGAAATTTTAGATGAAGATGGGATTATCATCGGTATTTTAAATATGGATGAATTTGCAGCAGGAAGTTCAACTGAAACTTCATACTACGGACCTACACAAAACCCAGCGGCAATGGGAAGAATTCCAGGAGGTTCATCTGGAGGATGTGCAGCAGCAATTGCAGGTAAAATGTGTGATATTTCAATTGGATCTGATACTGGCGGATCTATAAGAAATCCAGCATCTCATTGTGGTGTAATTGGATTTAAACCAACTTATGGTGCAGTTTCAAGACAAGGATTACTTGACTTATCCATGAGTTTAGATCAAATTGGACCTCTCTCAAATGACGTAAGTGGTATTGCACTCACATTAAATACTATTGCAAAATACGATGAAACTGAATGTACTACCTTAAACTGGGATAAACCAGATTTTACCAATGTATTAGATGATACCAGCTTAAAAGGTATGAAAATTGCAGTATGTAAAGAATTCATTGATGTAACTGATGATGAAATTAACAAAACTGTAAACCAAGCTATCAATAAATTAGTTGAAGCAGGTGCTGAACTTGTTGAAGTAAGCTTTGATTACATTAACTTATGTTTACCAACATATTACTTAATTAACTATGTAGAATTCTTTTCTGCAACTAGAAAATATGATGGAAGAGAGTATGGTTCTAGAATCGAAGAAGTGTGTGGAGATGAAGTACTTAGAAGAATAAAAATAGGTTCTCACATTGCAGAAGCTGAGTTTAGTGGTAAATACTACAAACAAGCATTAAAAGCAAGATCTGTAATCAGATCTGAAATTACCTCAATGCTTGAAAATGTGGATTTAATTGTAGGACCAACTGTGCCTAAACTTCCTCATGAAATTGGTGCTGAATTAGAACCAATGGAAATGTATGCTTACGATATTTTAACTGTAATTGCTAATTTAGCCGGTATTCCAGCAGCAAGCATACCTGCAGGTGAAGTAGATGGTATTCCTGTAGGATTACAATTACAAGCAAAACCATTAGATGATTTAAAAATTATTAAAGCAATGAGTGTTTTCGAAAACACTCAATAAACTCTTTTTTAAAAAATGAATTCAAAAGAAATATACGATAATTATTAGTGATATTGTAACTGGAAATCCACAATATCAAAACCTAATCTATTAACTATTTTAAAAAATATTAATCTACAATTTCTGTTTTTGATCAGGGTCTTTAAAAGTTGAAGAAAGTAAAAGAAGATAAACGGATTTGCATAATGATGTTTGTAAATTATGCATTGCAGAACAATTAGATTCTTAAAATAATTACACTTGAAATGGACCTCTAAAAATATAATATTTATAAAGTACAATAGATTATCAAGAGGTTATTTTTATGACAAGAATTGGGCTTGTTTATGTTAATGGAGCTGTTCCGGGATTTGAAGATTTTGGAAATTTACCAACAGATATTGTTAAAGAAAATGGACTTATTGATGGATTTAAAGCTAGTAATGAATTAGATGCATTAATTATTCCTGGAGGAACACTTATTGAGTCAAATGACATCAACATGGATCTAAATACTGAAATTAAAAAAATGGCTAGTGATGGAAAGCCAGTTATTGGAATTTGTGCTGGTTTTCAGCTATTATCAAATCAAATAGATATTGGGAGAAAATCACCAGTACCAATTGTTAAAGAAGGTCTTGGAATAATTGATGTTAACTTTTCACCATTAATTACAAGTGATCGTGTTAAAGCCAAAGTATTTAATAACTCTTTTTTAGTTAAAGGTCAAAAAGAAGATGTTGATGGTTTTCATACTCACACTTATGGTAAAGTTGAAGGAGATGCTAAACCATTGTTTTATTCACAAGTTCAAAGAATGAATTATGGTGATACAAACAAAAATGGAGAATACAATATATTTTCAGGTGCTTGTAATGATGATGGCAATGTTATTGGCACAATGATTCATGGAATATTAGATGAAAATCCAATTCTTATAAAAAACCTATTAGAACAAATAGATGCTGCAAATATTGATGACATATACAGTAGAAACATTGAAATTAAAAAATATTTGCAAAGTGAAGTTGGAATTAACACTAACATTAAAGTTCCTAAATTAGATATAAAATGCAAAAAACCTAAATATTTAATGATTGGAAGTAACGGATCCGATTCTGGAAAAACATTTATTGTAACTGGCCTTGCAGGAGCTTTAAGAAGAAGAGGATATAAAGTTGCACTGCTTAAGATAGGTCCAGATGTACGTGATATTATACCAGGATTATATTTGACAAAAGGAAAAATGGAAAAATTTTCATCTATAAAGATTGGTCATTTAGGTTGGAGTGATATTGAATCTACAATATCAAAACTTAATTCATCAAACTATGATATTGTTTTAATTGAAGGAGTAATGAGTGTATTTACTGGCCTTTTAAATGAAAAAGTACCATTTTCAGCAGCAGAAATTGCAATGTCTTCAAAAATACCAATGATATTGATTTCAGGTGTTAATAAAGGTGGAATAGAATCTGCTGCAGTTGATTTAGTTTCTCATTCTAATATGCTTGAAAAATTTGGAATTCCTGTAAAAGCAATATTACTCAACAAAGTATACAGTGAAGATATTTTCAACGAAGTAATACCTTATATTAAGAATAACACCACTGTTGATACAGTTTTAAAATTACCAAAAATAAAATCAGCAGATATGAGGGGATTTATTCCAGAAGTTGAGATAAGATATGAATTATTTACCAATCATGCAATGGATTTGATTGAAAATAACTTAAATATTGATGAAATAATAAATATGGCTCGTGAAGTAGAATTTGAAAAAATATACAATTTTAATGAAATTAAAAATAAAATGGTTAATGGTTCTTAATAAGTCAACAGCCCATTTATAATATATTGCAGAAAAAGCTAATAAAAATTAGCTTAATCCTCTAAATATTTATTAATGATGTCTTCGCCTTTAAGTAATATTAATCCATTTTCTTGTGCAAATTTACGAGCATCAGCAACAGATGTAGCTTGTCCAGTTTCACCATCCATCATTTCACAAACTACACAAACTGGAGTAACACCAGCCATTTCACATAAAGCCAGACCTATTTCAGTATGTCCTCTTCTATTTTTAACAAGTCCATCTGCTCCTCTTAAAAGACATACATGACCCGGTGATCTGAAAGTAGATCCGAATTCATCAAATCTTCCTTCTTTCATCATTATAGCACATTCACTAATTGTCATTGCTCTGTCATGATCTGTTACACCTGTGAATGATTTTCTGTGATTCACCCAAATTGAAAATGAAGATCTTTCATCATACGGAATGTCATTTGGTGCAAGTTTAGCTAATTCTGGGTATTTTTCACTTGCAGCTTCCATAATATCAACCATGAAAGGTAAATGAATTTCATCACAAAAATCAGAGTGTATGCAATTACAGATTAATCCACCTGCATTATCTCTCATTGTAGCAATAGATTTAGGGGTTACAAATTCAGAAGCGATAATCATATCCACTTCTCCTTCCCTATCATCATCATCAAAAACTAGTACGAATTCACCATTTCTAATAGCTTCTAAAGCTTTATCTAAATTTGTTTCTTGATTCATAGTAATATCTCCTTTATAATACTAGAACCAGGGCTAAAAATAACTAATTGCTTATTTCTTCTCTTTCATCCGGACTATAACCGTCGGTTTTGGAATCTCACCAAATCAACACAGATGTGCTCATGGACTTATTTTTTTAAAAAATCACCACCGGTGGAGAATTTCACTCCGCCCTGAGAACGTGATTGATAAATATATAAATTATATATAAAAAGTTTTACTATTTAATTTTGAAATTCAAGAGATACAATATCCCCATCATTTAAAGCTAATTCATCTCTTAACTTATTTTTTGAAATAAATTCTAAATAATTCTCTTCATGGGTAGTTTTTGCAGGAAATACAATAGCTCCATCAATATTATCATTCAATTTAGCTTTAATATATTTTACAGCTCCAAATCCTTTATCTGGCTTAATTAAATTTTTACAATTATTTTTTATTTCATTTATTTCATCTAAATAATTATCACTAACAATAACATTTAATGTTCCTGGGAAAGGAACAAAACCTAAATTTTTC from Methanobrevibacter gottschalkii DSM 11977 carries:
- a CDS encoding DUF120 domain-containing protein — its product is MKIDGEVTTGLGKAAYFLSQEFYTNEFKKNLGFVPFPGTLNVIVSDNYLDEINEIKNNCKNLIKPDKGFGAVKYIKAKLNDNIDGAIVFPAKTTHEENYLEFISKNKLRDELALNDGDIVSLEFQN
- the gatA gene encoding Asp-tRNA(Asn)/Glu-tRNA(Gln) amidotransferase subunit GatA — translated: MNVIEKLNSIKNGEITAKENVENFIKVIDENNESINAFIELNYENALKQADVIDAKIANGEDVGALAGIVFGIKANINVEDLIISAASKTLENYIGSYNATVVKEILDEDGIIIGILNMDEFAAGSSTETSYYGPTQNPAAMGRIPGGSSGGCAAAIAGKMCDISIGSDTGGSIRNPASHCGVIGFKPTYGAVSRQGLLDLSMSLDQIGPLSNDVSGIALTLNTIAKYDETECTTLNWDKPDFTNVLDDTSLKGMKIAVCKEFIDVTDDEINKTVNQAINKLVEAGAELVEVSFDYINLCLPTYYLINYVEFFSATRKYDGREYGSRIEEVCGDEVLRRIKIGSHIAEAEFSGKYYKQALKARSVIRSEITSMLENVDLIVGPTVPKLPHEIGAELEPMEMYAYDILTVIANLAGIPAASIPAGEVDGIPVGLQLQAKPLDDLKIIKAMSVFENTQ
- the ribB gene encoding 3,4-dihydroxy-2-butanone-4-phosphate synthase; the protein is MNQETNLDKALEAIRNGEFVLVFDDDDREGEVDMIIASEFVTPKSIATMRDNAGGLICNCIHSDFCDEIHLPFMVDIMEAASEKYPELAKLAPNDIPYDERSSFSIWVNHRKSFTGVTDHDRAMTISECAIMMKEGRFDEFGSTFRSPGHVCLLRGADGLVKNRRGHTEIGLALCEMAGVTPVCVVCEMMDGETGQATSVADARKFAQENGLILLKGEDIINKYLED
- a CDS encoding nucleotide-binding protein encodes the protein MTRIGLVYVNGAVPGFEDFGNLPTDIVKENGLIDGFKASNELDALIIPGGTLIESNDINMDLNTEIKKMASDGKPVIGICAGFQLLSNQIDIGRKSPVPIVKEGLGIIDVNFSPLITSDRVKAKVFNNSFLVKGQKEDVDGFHTHTYGKVEGDAKPLFYSQVQRMNYGDTNKNGEYNIFSGACNDDGNVIGTMIHGILDENPILIKNLLEQIDAANIDDIYSRNIEIKKYLQSEVGINTNIKVPKLDIKCKKPKYLMIGSNGSDSGKTFIVTGLAGALRRRGYKVALLKIGPDVRDIIPGLYLTKGKMEKFSSIKIGHLGWSDIESTISKLNSSNYDIVLIEGVMSVFTGLLNEKVPFSAAEIAMSSKIPMILISGVNKGGIESAAVDLVSHSNMLEKFGIPVKAILLNKVYSEDIFNEVIPYIKNNTTVDTVLKLPKIKSADMRGFIPEVEIRYELFTNHAMDLIENNLNIDEIINMAREVEFEKIYNFNEIKNKMVNGS